A genomic stretch from Prochlorococcus marinus str. MIT 9312 includes:
- a CDS encoding ABC transporter permease, with protein sequence MNLRKYLKVYKKFLHTSLASELEYKTNILIDLITAILSLIGSIFLLSIFFQSNGYIGGWKFEQALIIQGIYTILNGITNTWFNPNLTEIVKHIREGTLDFVLLKPIDSQFFISLKRISPSGFLEIMLGFCLLLYCIKINQINLNLTFLSLCLITIICSICILYSLWFFISTTTIWFVKTWNATEVLRSFLYIGRFPLNSFSFSLRIFFSVFIPIAFITTIPSEVFLGISQLWKILLEVIVALIFCSTSRKFWLYALKFYSSASS encoded by the coding sequence ATGAATCTAAGAAAATATCTAAAAGTTTATAAAAAATTCTTACATACTTCTTTGGCTTCTGAGTTGGAGTATAAGACAAATATATTAATTGATTTAATTACTGCAATTTTAAGTTTAATAGGGAGTATTTTTCTATTATCTATTTTCTTTCAAAGTAATGGATATATTGGAGGGTGGAAATTTGAACAGGCACTAATAATTCAAGGTATTTATACAATTTTGAATGGAATAACTAATACATGGTTCAATCCAAATCTTACAGAAATAGTTAAGCATATTAGAGAAGGAACCTTAGATTTCGTACTTTTAAAGCCTATTGATAGTCAATTTTTCATTTCCCTAAAAAGAATTAGTCCATCTGGTTTTTTAGAAATAATGCTTGGATTTTGCTTATTGTTATACTGCATCAAAATTAATCAAATAAATTTAAATTTAACCTTTCTTTCTCTATGTTTAATTACGATAATCTGCTCAATTTGTATCTTATATAGCTTATGGTTTTTTATTTCAACAACTACTATTTGGTTTGTTAAAACATGGAATGCCACAGAAGTATTAAGATCGTTCCTTTATATTGGAAGATTTCCTTTAAATTCATTTTCATTTTCATTAAGAATATTTTTTAGTGTTTTCATTCCTATTGCATTTATAACTACAATTCCCTCCGAAGTTTTCTTAGGTATTTCTCAATTATGGAAAATATTGCTTGAAGTTATTGTTGCTTTAATATTTTGCTCTACTTCAAGAAAGTTCTGGTTATATGCATTAAAGTTCTACTCTTCGGCATCGAGCTAA
- a CDS encoding sulfite exporter TauE/SafE family protein, whose protein sequence is MLYFLTTLVDNVDNSLYKFISIFLISFFSNTFSAISGGGAGLLQLPALILFGIPYYQALASHKLATVALGIGGSLRNYKSLRNDIRVAWLILIFGLPGVILGASIVEYISEKYLYLFLGIISILLAFYSILKSDLGLSSGKAKFNSVYKIRFLIFIFLIGILNGSISSGTGLLVTILLIKTFGMDFLRAISLTFLTVGIFWNFTGAVFLSKIGSIPSNTLIILIIGSFTGGYFGAHLSKLKGNILIKKTFTSVCLFVGISLLIKSIKNFL, encoded by the coding sequence ATGCTTTATTTTTTAACTACATTAGTAGATAACGTTGATAACTCTTTATATAAATTTATTTCTATCTTTTTGATCTCCTTCTTTTCTAATACTTTTTCAGCAATTTCTGGAGGTGGAGCAGGATTACTTCAATTGCCAGCATTGATTTTATTTGGGATTCCTTATTATCAGGCTTTGGCTAGTCATAAATTAGCAACAGTAGCATTAGGAATAGGAGGTTCATTAAGAAATTACAAATCTCTAAGAAATGATATACGTGTTGCTTGGCTAATTTTGATTTTTGGATTGCCAGGAGTTATTCTTGGAGCCTCAATAGTTGAATATATATCTGAAAAATATTTATATTTATTTTTAGGAATAATTTCAATATTATTGGCTTTTTACTCAATCCTTAAATCAGATTTGGGTTTATCATCTGGAAAAGCTAAATTTAATTCAGTTTATAAAATTAGATTTTTAATTTTTATTTTCCTAATTGGTATTTTGAATGGTTCTATTTCTTCAGGAACTGGATTGCTTGTTACAATACTTTTAATAAAAACCTTTGGAATGGATTTTCTTCGAGCTATAAGTTTGACATTCCTTACTGTTGGGATCTTTTGGAATTTTACCGGAGCAGTTTTTTTGAGTAAAATAGGATCAATTCCCTCAAATACATTAATAATTCTAATAATTGGCTCTTTTACAGGAGGATATTTCGGGGCTCATTTGTCAAAATTAAAAGGAAATATACTGATCAAGAAAACTTTTACATCAGTTTGTCTGTTTGTTGGGATTAGTTTATTGATTAAATCCATAAAGAATTTTTTATAG